The Aeromicrobium senzhongii genome includes a window with the following:
- a CDS encoding aminodeoxychorismate synthase component I, with the protein MPVRRRLDLTATPPEVLRRLRGRDRLVALLGAWHQGEALIACEPVRLLETWDDVDLPRLDADGFGGGWIGAWGYRLGSQVEHLPEGPPRPMPQPDHRAGFYDLVLRRVRGTWWLESIGDPDPARVEELIATVSAPTEAAPFSVGRFDMTPSPQAHRAAIRRALGHIAAGDIFQVNLCARLEATFEGDPLDAFCAGVERLKPAYAAYVSSPEGALASFSPELFLRRTGDEVLTSPIKGTAALSTDPRELEASAKNRAENVMIVDLMRNDLGRVAVPGSVRVPALNRVERHSVWHLVSDVVAHLPAGTTDRDLLRATFPPGSVTGAPKVRAMELIAELEATGREAYTGAIGHVSAAAGLEMNVVIRTFEFATAPDGTTRVWLGVGGGIVADSDPAGEYAECLDKARPLIDAIGGRLDLVAPPAPAAPATEPEPSPSGPVDVHLGAFETVLVLDGRAVDLDAHLARLDASVRAVHGTTVRAGLEEAVHARVAGLIGPHRLRIDAAPQGGDVGISMATAPLTPTEAAWSLVARVVPGGLGPHKWADRARIPVVPGHEPLVTDTDGSVLETARANLFAVLDDGLHTPALDGRLLPGTARARVIELASALGLPVFQHRMTTADLAAATEVFATNALRGIVPVTSCEGVGRWTPGPVTARLASALEHRETAPRAPARSTDPSATARVLFIDNYDSFVFNLVQYVGELGGRTEVVRNDEVGVDDLLAGDFTHVVVSPGPGTPADAGISAEVVRRFGPHTPVLGVCLGHQVIAEVHGATVVRAEQVVHGKSSLVHHDGLGVFADLPSPLTCARYHSLVVQDVREPLTVTARTGSGIVMGVRHRDLPVEGVQIHPESILTSHGHDLLATFLRRHPAPGVV; encoded by the coding sequence GTGCCGGTCCGGCGCCGGCTCGACCTGACCGCCACGCCCCCCGAGGTCCTGCGTCGGCTCCGCGGCCGCGACCGCCTCGTCGCCCTGCTGGGCGCGTGGCACCAGGGCGAGGCGCTGATCGCCTGCGAGCCCGTCCGGCTGCTCGAGACGTGGGACGACGTCGACCTGCCCCGACTGGACGCCGACGGCTTCGGCGGCGGTTGGATCGGCGCCTGGGGCTATCGCCTCGGCAGCCAGGTCGAGCACCTGCCCGAAGGGCCGCCCCGGCCGATGCCGCAGCCCGACCACCGCGCGGGGTTCTACGACCTCGTCCTGCGCCGGGTGCGCGGCACCTGGTGGCTGGAGTCGATCGGCGACCCCGATCCCGCGCGGGTCGAGGAGCTCATCGCGACCGTCAGCGCGCCGACGGAGGCCGCCCCGTTCAGCGTCGGCAGGTTCGACATGACCCCCAGCCCGCAGGCCCACCGCGCGGCGATCCGTCGCGCCCTGGGGCACATCGCAGCCGGCGACATCTTCCAGGTCAACCTCTGTGCGCGACTCGAGGCCACCTTCGAGGGCGACCCCCTCGACGCGTTCTGCGCGGGCGTCGAGCGACTGAAGCCCGCCTACGCCGCCTACGTCTCGTCGCCCGAGGGCGCGCTGGCCAGCTTCTCGCCCGAGCTGTTCCTGCGCCGGACCGGCGACGAGGTCCTCACCTCCCCGATCAAGGGCACCGCTGCCCTGTCGACCGATCCGCGCGAACTCGAGGCCTCGGCCAAGAACCGCGCCGAGAACGTGATGATCGTCGACCTCATGCGCAACGACCTCGGCCGAGTCGCCGTGCCGGGCTCGGTCCGGGTGCCCGCGCTGAACCGGGTCGAGCGACACAGCGTCTGGCACCTGGTCTCCGACGTCGTGGCCCACCTGCCCGCCGGAACGACCGACCGTGACCTGCTGCGCGCGACGTTCCCGCCCGGATCGGTCACGGGCGCCCCCAAGGTGCGCGCGATGGAGCTCATCGCCGAGCTCGAGGCGACGGGGCGCGAGGCCTACACCGGCGCGATCGGCCACGTCAGCGCCGCCGCCGGTCTCGAGATGAACGTCGTGATCCGCACCTTCGAGTTCGCGACGGCGCCCGACGGCACCACCCGGGTGTGGCTGGGCGTCGGGGGCGGGATCGTGGCCGACTCCGACCCGGCCGGCGAGTACGCCGAGTGCCTCGACAAGGCCCGACCCCTGATCGACGCGATCGGTGGCCGGCTCGATCTGGTCGCGCCACCGGCACCGGCCGCCCCGGCCACGGAGCCCGAGCCGAGTCCGAGCGGGCCCGTCGACGTCCACCTCGGGGCCTTCGAGACCGTCCTGGTCCTCGACGGGCGCGCCGTCGACCTCGACGCCCACCTCGCCCGACTCGACGCCAGCGTCCGCGCCGTCCACGGCACCACCGTGCGCGCCGGCCTGGAGGAGGCGGTGCACGCCCGCGTGGCCGGACTGATCGGTCCGCACCGCCTGCGCATCGACGCCGCACCGCAGGGCGGGGACGTCGGGATCTCGATGGCGACCGCACCGCTCACGCCCACCGAGGCGGCCTGGTCGCTCGTGGCGCGTGTGGTCCCCGGCGGTCTGGGCCCGCACAAGTGGGCCGACCGCGCTCGCATCCCCGTCGTGCCGGGGCACGAGCCGCTCGTCACGGACACCGACGGCTCGGTGCTCGAGACGGCACGCGCCAACCTCTTCGCGGTGCTGGACGACGGCCTGCACACCCCGGCGCTGGACGGACGGCTGCTGCCGGGCACGGCTCGGGCGCGCGTCATCGAGCTGGCGTCCGCACTGGGCCTGCCCGTCTTCCAGCACCGGATGACCACGGCCGACCTCGCGGCCGCCACCGAGGTGTTCGCCACCAACGCCCTGCGCGGCATCGTGCCGGTCACCTCGTGCGAGGGGGTGGGCCGCTGGACGCCCGGTCCCGTCACGGCGCGCCTCGCGAGCGCCCTCGAGCATCGCGAGACCGCACCGCGCGCCCCCGCGAGGTCGACCGACCCGTCCGCGACCGCTCGGGTCCTGTTCATCGACAACTACGACTCGTTCGTGTTCAACCTCGTGCAGTACGTCGGCGAACTGGGCGGCCGTACCGAGGTGGTGCGCAACGACGAGGTCGGTGTCGACGACCTGCTGGCCGGCGACTTCACCCACGTGGTCGTCTCCCCGGGGCCGGGAACCCCGGCGGACGCCGGCATCAGCGCCGAGGTCGTGCGCCGGTTCGGGCCCCACACGCCCGTCCTCGGCGTCTGCCTGGGCCACCAGGTCATCGCCGAGGTCCACGGAGCCACCGTCGTCCGCGCCGAGCAGGTCGTCCACGGCAAGTCCTCCCTGGTCCACCACGACGGACTGGGGGTCTTCGCCGACCTGCCGTCGCCGCTGACCTGCGCTCGCTACCACTCCCTGGTGGTGCAGGACGTCCGCGAGCCGCTGACGGTCACCGCCCGCACCGGCTCCGGGATCGTCATGGGCGTGCGTCATCGCGACCTGCCCGTCGAAGGCGTCCAGATCCACCCCGAGTCGATCCTGACCTCGCACGGCCACGACCTGCTGGCGACCTTCCTGCGTCGGCACCCCGCCCCTGGCGTCGTTTGA
- a CDS encoding DNA polymerase III subunit gamma and tau: MDAPPLALYRRYRPETFAEVIGQDHVTAPLRHALANNRVNHAYLFSGPRGCGKTTSARILARALNCEKAPISDPCGECQSCRDLARGGPGSIDVIEIDAASHGGVDDARDLRERAFFAPVSSRYKVYIIDEAHMVSPQGFNALLKLVEEPPPHLKFIFATTEPDKVIGTIRSRTHHYPFRLVPPKLLGDYMLQLCQSENVRLEPTALPLVVRAGGGSVRDSLSVLDQLLAGSGPDGITYDLAVQLLGYTPDSLLDEAIEAFAVSDAATVFGVVDKVIESGQDPRRFAEDLLQRFRDLVILKAVPTAAESGLLETPADRTAVLQRQVAGFEPTELTRAADLVSTAITEFRGATAPRLMLELMCARILVPGADNSVEGFHARLDRLERRLSGAAPAPETVVAPPAAPAPAPTAAPPAAATPAPAQPAPAPAAPAADETPAERDEPRPEAPVAAPATPSTSAVPAAPAAEVARPAEPAPAPVAETTPVETAAPAPAAPAPGQLTTADVRRMWPQVLERVQHLRRFTWVMLSQNAQVAALDGSTLTLALVNTGARDSFVKSGSDQIVQQALSDVMAVQWRIEAIVDPSASPTGSAPAGGSAPAAAPSAPTESRVPESVREALRQGPVPITRVDPDAGVDPNDPVVDDGSQDAEALLAEHLGAEVIDETPYR, translated from the coding sequence CCACCAGCGCCCGGATCCTGGCGCGCGCGCTCAACTGCGAGAAGGCGCCGATCTCCGATCCGTGCGGCGAGTGCCAGAGCTGCCGCGACCTCGCGCGCGGCGGCCCGGGCAGCATCGATGTCATCGAGATCGACGCGGCCAGCCACGGTGGCGTCGACGACGCGCGCGACCTGCGCGAGCGGGCGTTCTTCGCCCCGGTCAGCAGCCGGTACAAGGTCTACATCATCGACGAGGCCCACATGGTCTCCCCGCAGGGCTTCAACGCGCTGCTCAAGCTCGTCGAGGAGCCGCCGCCGCACCTGAAGTTCATCTTCGCCACGACCGAGCCCGACAAGGTCATCGGCACGATCCGCTCGCGGACCCACCACTACCCGTTCCGGCTCGTCCCGCCGAAGCTGCTCGGCGACTACATGCTCCAGCTGTGCCAGAGCGAGAATGTGCGCCTCGAGCCCACCGCGCTGCCCCTCGTCGTGCGCGCCGGCGGCGGGTCCGTGCGTGACTCGCTCAGCGTGCTCGACCAGCTGCTCGCCGGCTCAGGCCCCGACGGCATCACGTACGACCTGGCCGTCCAGCTGCTCGGGTACACGCCCGACTCGCTGCTCGACGAGGCGATCGAGGCCTTCGCCGTCAGCGACGCGGCCACCGTGTTCGGTGTCGTGGACAAGGTCATCGAGTCCGGTCAGGACCCGCGCCGCTTCGCCGAGGACCTGCTCCAGCGCTTCCGCGACCTGGTGATCCTCAAGGCCGTTCCCACCGCCGCCGAGTCGGGCCTGCTCGAGACCCCGGCCGATCGCACGGCCGTCCTGCAGCGTCAGGTCGCGGGCTTCGAGCCGACCGAGCTGACGCGGGCGGCCGACCTCGTCAGCACCGCCATCACCGAGTTCCGCGGGGCCACCGCCCCCCGGCTGATGCTCGAGCTGATGTGCGCGCGGATCCTCGTGCCCGGTGCCGACAACTCCGTCGAGGGCTTCCACGCCCGCCTCGACCGCCTCGAGCGACGCCTCTCCGGAGCCGCCCCGGCGCCCGAGACCGTCGTCGCGCCGCCCGCTGCTCCGGCGCCCGCGCCCACGGCCGCTCCCCCTGCCGCCGCGACGCCCGCTCCCGCTCAACCCGCTCCCGCCCCGGCCGCCCCGGCTGCCGACGAGACACCGGCCGAGCGCGATGAGCCGCGTCCCGAGGCACCGGTCGCAGCGCCCGCCACGCCCAGCACCAGCGCAGTGCCCGCCGCCCCGGCGGCCGAGGTCGCACGTCCCGCCGAGCCCGCCCCGGCGCCCGTCGCCGAGACGACACCGGTCGAGACCGCGGCTCCCGCTCCCGCCGCTCCCGCTCCCGGGCAGCTCACGACCGCCGACGTGCGGCGGATGTGGCCCCAGGTCCTCGAGCGCGTCCAGCACCTGCGTCGATTCACGTGGGTCATGCTCAGCCAGAACGCGCAGGTCGCGGCGCTCGACGGCTCCACGCTGACGCTCGCCCTGGTCAACACCGGCGCGCGTGACTCGTTCGTCAAGAGTGGCTCGGACCAGATCGTCCAGCAGGCGCTGTCCGACGTCATGGCCGTCCAGTGGCGCATCGAGGCGATCGTCGATCCCTCCGCCTCGCCCACCGGCAGCGCGCCGGCCGGCGGCTCGGCACCGGCTGCGGCACCGTCCGCACCCACCGAGTCGCGGGTGCCCGAGTCGGTCCGCGAGGCACTGCGTCAGGGTCCCGTCCCGATCACACGGGTCGATCCCGACGCCGGCGTCGACCCGAACGACCCCGTCGTCGACGACGGCTCGCAGGATGCGGAGGCGCTCCTCGCCGAGCACCTGGGGGCCGAGGTCATTGACGAGACCCCCTACCGCTAA